The genomic region GTGTTCTTCGTGTCGCGGCCGTTGTTCTTCTCGCGCCTGATGTTCATGTACCTCGGGGCGGCCGGCGCGGTGGGCACGCTGGTGTGGCTGGGTTTGCGGCTGGGCCTGGTGCAGGTGGTGCGCCGGGCCGGCTTCGACAACCAGCGCATCCTGGTCGTGGGCAGCGGGGTGGTGGCCAAATATCTGATGCAGCAGCTGTCCGCGTCGCCGGCGTCGGGCAACCGGGTGATCGGCTACCTGGAGGAAAACGACGACCAGGTCAATGGCGCGGGGTTCGGCCGGTTTCAGCGACTGGGCGACCTCAACGACCTCGAGGTGCTGATTCGAACCGAGACGATCGACGTGGTGTATATCGCACTGTCGGGAACCACCCAGCACAACTTGCAACCGCTCATCGAGCGCTGCCGCGTCCATGGCGTGCGGTTCCGGGCGGTGCCCGATCTCCTTGAGGCGCAGTTTGGCCGCATGGAGATCCACCCGTTGGCGGGAATCCCCCTGGTCACCCTGAGCGACAACGCCATCGTCGGATTCAAGTTCGTGCAAAAGCGCGCGCTGGACATCGTGGTAAGCCTGGTTGGGCTCATTCTCAGCGCGCCGCTGTGCCTCGTGATCGCGATTGCCATTCGGGTGGATTCGCGCGGCCCCGTCCTGTTTCGCCAGACGCGCATCGGCAAAGACGGCGCCGAGTTCACCCTGTTCAAGTTCCGGTCGATGGTGGTGGACGCCGAGGCCTTGAAGCGCCAGATGATCGCCGGCGGGCCGCACCCCGCGCTCTTCAAGATTCGCGACGACTCGCGGCGCACCCGGGTGGGACGCGTCCTGCGCCGCATGAGCCTCGACGAGCTGCCGCAGCTCTTCAACGTCCTGACCGGCAGCATG from Chloroflexota bacterium harbors:
- a CDS encoding sugar transferase, with product MGRVRGTPWRVLTSRWLTAVGDVAVLFGAFVFAYALRYVWRLGPELNEFQFTPIDAYWVVAGLFIPVTVLSFYVLGRYSGRRSVSLLDELPRIAAGVVIGTAAVVFVFFVSRPLFFSRLMFMYLGAAGAVGTLVWLGLRLGLVQVVRRAGFDNQRILVVGSGVVAKYLMQQLSASPASGNRVIGYLEENDDQVNGAGFGRFQRLGDLNDLEVLIRTETIDVVYIALSGTTQHNLQPLIERCRVHGVRFRAVPDLLEAQFGRMEIHPLAGIPLVTLSDNAIVGFKFVQKRALDIVVSLVGLILSAPLCLVIAIAIRVDSRGPVLFRQTRIGKDGAEFTLFKFRSMVVDAEALKRQMIAGGPHPALFKIRDDSRRTRVGRVLRRMSLDELPQLFNVLTGSMSLIGPRAQVSDEVAQYDEWARHRLRVHPGLTGLWQVSGRSDLPFEEMVMLDTYYVANWSLGLDLKILVKTIPAVLSGRGAF